From Bacteroidota bacterium, the proteins below share one genomic window:
- a CDS encoding Ldh family oxidoreductase, producing the protein MSNSLPQTINHIALAEFVTQVFIQYGFSPNHAQQAAHVLCKADLRGIDSHGVARLIGYLRLIEAGRLNPNPNFKWLTDRPSAATLDADAGIGLISARIAMQKAIEKAKITGVAFVGVSNSNHFGIAGAHSELAVEHGMIGWSMTNASPLVAPDGSMQRIFGTNPISVAVPNPLSENGQPFILDMATSAAANGKLEIASREGHPIPEGWAKDKNGKPSHNPNILKEGGALVPLGSDDEHSVHKGYGLGALVDILTGVLTGANFSTFVPPFVAFLNVVDNLPGKGIGHFVGAMDIGAFIEPIQFYERMKLWSDQIKNATTIQGHPALMVHGEPEFMNEKERLVNGINLNPLVGKEMKELAHKLNMETDLFNHF; encoded by the coding sequence ATGAGCAACTCTTTACCACAAACGATTAATCACATTGCACTTGCCGAATTCGTTACGCAAGTTTTTATTCAATATGGATTTTCTCCAAATCATGCCCAACAAGCGGCTCATGTACTTTGTAAAGCAGACCTGAGAGGAATTGATTCTCATGGGGTTGCAAGGCTTATTGGATATTTGCGATTGATTGAGGCGGGTAGGTTAAACCCGAATCCTAATTTCAAATGGCTGACTGACAGACCTTCTGCCGCAACGCTTGATGCAGATGCTGGTATTGGATTGATTTCTGCTAGGATTGCTATGCAAAAAGCAATAGAGAAAGCCAAGATTACAGGTGTTGCTTTTGTAGGAGTCTCGAATTCTAATCACTTCGGAATAGCAGGAGCACACAGCGAATTAGCTGTTGAACATGGCATGATTGGTTGGTCAATGACCAACGCTAGTCCACTCGTAGCTCCAGATGGTAGCATGCAGAGAATATTTGGAACCAACCCAATTTCTGTGGCAGTGCCCAATCCCTTGTCTGAGAATGGTCAACCGTTTATTTTAGATATGGCGACCAGTGCCGCTGCCAATGGCAAACTCGAAATTGCCAGTAGAGAAGGACATCCTATTCCTGAAGGTTGGGCAAAAGATAAAAATGGTAAGCCTTCGCATAACCCTAATATTCTCAAAGAAGGAGGAGCACTTGTTCCCTTGGGAAGTGATGATGAGCATAGTGTCCATAAAGGGTATGGCTTGGGGGCATTGGTGGACATTTTGACGGGCGTACTTACAGGAGCTAACTTTAGCACATTTGTACCTCCCTTTGTAGCATTTTTGAATGTAGTGGACAACCTGCCGGGCAAAGGAATAGGGCACTTTGTGGGTGCAATGGACATTGGTGCATTTATTGAGCCGATACAGTTTTATGAAAGAATGAAACTTTGGTCGGATCAAATAAAAAATGCCACAACTATTCAAGGACACCCTGCTCTGATGGTGCATGGAGAACCGGAGTTCATGAATGAAAAGGAACGTTTAGTAAATGGAATTAACCTGAATCCGCTTGTAGGCAAGGAAATGAAAGAATTAGCCCACAAACTCAATATGGAAACCGATTTATTTAATCATTTTTGA
- a CDS encoding gamma carbonic anhydrase family protein, with the protein MLQNTIKKGKEVFIADNARVIGRVELGDEVSVWFGAVLRGDIDEIKIGNRTNLQDNVVIHVDKNSPCIIGDECIIGHGAIVHGAKLANNVLVGMHATVLNDVEIGEYSIIGAGAVVSQGVKIPPFSLVLGVPGKVVKTYDESIKARIRQNAQNYIDLSKIYLQL; encoded by the coding sequence ATGTTACAAAATACAATTAAAAAAGGTAAAGAAGTTTTTATAGCCGATAATGCGAGAGTTATAGGACGTGTTGAACTCGGTGACGAAGTGTCAGTTTGGTTTGGGGCAGTTTTGCGCGGAGATATTGATGAAATTAAGATTGGCAACAGAACGAACCTTCAAGATAATGTTGTGATTCACGTGGACAAAAATTCACCCTGTATAATTGGAGATGAATGTATTATTGGTCATGGTGCTATTGTACATGGAGCAAAACTCGCCAACAATGTATTGGTGGGGATGCATGCCACCGTCTTAAACGATGTTGAGATTGGCGAGTATTCAATTATCGGAGCAGGGGCTGTTGTTTCGCAAGGAGTTAAAATACCTCCTTTTTCTTTGGTTTTGGGTGTTCCGGGAAAGGTGGTCAAAACCTACGATGAATCTATCAAAGCCCGTATCAGACAGAATGCACAGAATTATATCGACCTTTCTAAAATCTATTTACAATTATAA
- a CDS encoding (Fe-S)-binding protein, whose product MAELSLVIPCILNHLYPQTAEKSVKIFQKLGYSINIAENQGCCGYPYLVNGEKGAVKELAQKMLFDFQTGKRDHKIASLSPQCHYTISRSYPYLFHNSVMHNLSQKVLSDVLDIFSILAELQIVITPPERQLLVIDNLSDLSLINTITGYNSKDTNWITQDSGYGCSGVGSGMNKFNTKAARLSVLDYCKFANENNVNTITFTDEFSLSFADSVIEQDKLSLKTQHIFDVLYEQLFTTND is encoded by the coding sequence ATGGCAGAGTTATCTCTTGTAATCCCTTGTATTTTGAACCATTTGTATCCTCAAACGGCAGAAAAAAGTGTTAAAATATTTCAGAAATTGGGGTATTCAATAAACATTGCTGAAAATCAAGGTTGTTGCGGATACCCTTATTTGGTGAACGGGGAAAAGGGTGCCGTAAAGGAATTAGCTCAAAAAATGTTGTTTGATTTTCAGACAGGGAAACGAGACCACAAAATTGCATCTTTATCGCCTCAATGTCATTATACAATCAGCCGTTCTTATCCTTATTTGTTTCACAACTCCGTAATGCATAATTTGAGTCAAAAAGTATTGTCAGATGTATTGGATATATTTTCTATTCTGGCTGAGTTACAAATAGTGATTACGCCACCTGAAAGGCAATTATTGGTAATAGATAATCTTTCCGATTTGTCGCTCATTAATACTATCACGGGGTATAATTCAAAAGATACAAATTGGATTACTCAAGATTCAGGCTATGGATGTTCCGGAGTGGGAAGTGGTATGAATAAGTTTAATACTAAAGCTGCTCGTTTGTCTGTATTGGACTATTGTAAGTTTGCGAATGAGAACAATGTGAATACCATAACTTTTACGGATGAATTTTCACTCTCTTTTGCGGATTCAGTAATTGAGCAAGATAAATTATCATTGAAAACGCAGCACATATTTGATGTACTCTATGAGCAACTCTTTACCACAAACGATTAA
- the hutI gene encoding imidazolonepropionase: MKSLIKNIGILYGIQPIEKERLSGVEMKFVNSIEDAWLSIEKDKISDFGSNNTMPDESTFDEIIDAAGQTVMPGLVDSHTHIIFPKTREEEFKMKIEGKSYEEIAAAGGGILNSARAMQNMDKETLLASSMQRIYNCISTGTIAFELKSGYGLTTESEVKILEVATKIKSFNRFFVKRTLLGAHAIPPEYKQNRSAYINKIKNEMIPQTISQGLVDYIDVFCETGFFTTEETEDILTHAAQYGLKAKIHANQLSVSGGVQSGVKCGAISVDHLENIGQAEIDILMNSQTMPVALPGCSFYLNMKYTPARELITAGLPLVLASDFNPGSCPSGNLLFVWSLACIKMKLLPEEAFNALTLNAAAALELQHELGSITVGKEASLLFFKPKTTLALAPYHFAGLKPERVMLRGFFFEPQ; the protein is encoded by the coding sequence ATGAAATCTTTGATTAAAAATATTGGCATTTTATACGGCATACAGCCTATCGAAAAAGAACGATTGTCCGGTGTAGAAATGAAATTCGTAAATAGTATCGAAGATGCCTGGCTAAGTATAGAAAAAGACAAAATCTCCGATTTTGGTTCCAACAATACTATGCCGGATGAATCCACCTTTGACGAAATCATTGATGCTGCCGGGCAAACTGTGATGCCAGGACTGGTTGATTCGCATACACATATTATTTTTCCTAAAACACGCGAGGAAGAATTCAAGATGAAGATTGAGGGTAAAAGTTATGAGGAGATTGCAGCAGCAGGTGGCGGCATTCTCAACTCCGCTCGAGCCATGCAAAATATGGATAAAGAAACTCTGCTTGCATCCTCCATGCAACGTATCTATAATTGTATCAGCACCGGCACGATTGCATTCGAGCTCAAAAGCGGTTATGGACTTACAACAGAAAGCGAAGTTAAAATCCTCGAAGTAGCTACCAAAATCAAGTCTTTCAATAGATTTTTTGTAAAACGAACATTGCTGGGTGCACATGCTATCCCTCCCGAATACAAACAAAATCGCTCCGCCTATATTAACAAAATCAAGAATGAAATGATTCCACAGACGATTTCACAAGGGCTTGTTGATTATATTGATGTCTTTTGCGAAACCGGTTTTTTTACTACCGAAGAAACTGAAGATATTCTTACACATGCTGCTCAATATGGTCTGAAAGCCAAAATTCACGCAAACCAATTAAGTGTTTCAGGAGGAGTTCAATCCGGTGTGAAATGTGGTGCTATTTCTGTGGATCACTTGGAAAATATAGGTCAAGCAGAGATTGATATATTAATGAACTCACAGACAATGCCTGTGGCTTTGCCCGGTTGTTCATTCTATCTCAATATGAAATACACACCGGCTCGCGAACTTATAACTGCAGGATTGCCCTTAGTGTTGGCTTCTGACTTCAATCCCGGTTCATGTCCTTCGGGAAATTTATTGTTCGTCTGGTCTTTAGCTTGTATTAAAATGAAATTATTGCCGGAAGAGGCATTTAATGCACTCACGTTGAATGCGGCAGCCGCACTCGAATTGCAGCATGAATTGGGCAGTATTACCGTAGGTAAAGAAGCTTCGCTGCTATTTTTCAAACCCAAGACTACTTTGGCTTTGGCTCCCTATCATTTTGCTGGACTAAAACCAGAAAGGGTGATGTTGCGGGGATTCTTTTTCGAGCCTCAATAA
- the arsC gene encoding arsenate reductase (glutaredoxin) (This arsenate reductase requires both glutathione and glutaredoxin to convert arsenate to arsenite, after which the efflux transporter formed by ArsA and ArsB can extrude the arsenite from the cell, providing resistance.): MKYVIYHNPRCSKSRESLCYLQEQGAEIEVKEYMKDAPSAQELATLLKLLKIPAIDLIRKNENVFKTKFADKNYTDEQWIKVMAENPILIERPIVIKGKQAVIGRPIQKVIDLG; encoded by the coding sequence ATGAAATACGTCATTTATCACAACCCGAGATGTTCAAAAAGTAGAGAATCGCTTTGTTACTTACAAGAACAAGGAGCCGAAATAGAAGTCAAAGAATACATGAAAGACGCACCGAGTGCGCAAGAATTGGCAACATTGCTGAAATTGTTGAAGATACCGGCAATAGACTTGATACGGAAAAATGAAAATGTTTTTAAAACAAAATTTGCTGATAAAAACTATACAGACGAGCAATGGATTAAAGTCATGGCAGAAAATCCTATACTTATTGAAAGACCCATTGTAATCAAAGGAAAACAGGCAGTAATCGGTCGCCCTATACAGAAAGTGATAGATTTGGGATAA